A stretch of Ignavibacteria bacterium DNA encodes these proteins:
- a CDS encoding nucleotide exchange factor GrpE, which yields MNNEEQELTSEEQIEALQLQVEEWKDLAHRRSAEIANIQRRTQEERQAMANHASERVITKMLPVLDDLHAALESARKTSDESPLKTGIEMIYAKAVKIFEESGVSVIEAGVGEPFNVEFHEALMHTVSEHPEGHVIQNVQRGYQLHDKVIRHAKVITSAGLPAHTDTTEDRS from the coding sequence ATGAATAACGAAGAACAAGAACTAACATCAGAAGAGCAGATCGAAGCACTTCAACTCCAGGTTGAGGAGTGGAAGGATCTTGCTCATCGGCGTTCAGCCGAGATCGCCAATATTCAGCGCCGGACACAGGAAGAACGTCAGGCAATGGCGAACCATGCGTCGGAACGGGTGATCACCAAGATGCTTCCGGTCCTCGATGATCTACATGCAGCTCTGGAATCTGCGCGGAAGACATCTGATGAATCTCCTCTCAAGACCGGCATAGAAATGATCTATGCCAAGGCGGTGAAGATCTTCGAAGAATCCGGCGTTTCGGTGATCGAGGCCGGAGTGGGTGAACCATTCAATGTTGAGTTTCATGAAGCTCTCATGCATACAGTATCTGAGCATCCGGAGGGTCATGTGATCCAGAATGTTCAACGCGGTTATCAGCTTCATGACAAGGTGATCCGCCATGCGAAGGTCATCACCTCTGCCGGACTCCCAGCCCACACTGATACAACGGAAGACAGATCATGA
- the dnaJ gene encoding molecular chaperone DnaJ translates to MTERDYYEILGVGKSASADEIKSAYRKMAMQFHPDRNPDDPSAEGKFKEAAEAYEVLSDQNKRARYDQYGHAGMRGGQDYHQYSNINDIFSAFGDIFGQSIFGDMFGQQQRGGRKRSQREPGADLRVRMPLSLEDIATGVDRTIKLRHWKACGTCSGSGAKEGSGFSTCTVCEGSGEIRQVSRSVFGQFINIAPCTTCGGTGEILKDRCDTCEGEGRVEGETTVKVTIPAGVHTGNYLTVTGKGHAGRRGGESGDAIVVIEETEHEVFERDEDDVYMDVVVDFPTAALGGEVNVQTLFGESSLKIEPGTQPGAVLRMKGKGIPHLNARGSGDQLVRFNVHVPTKLSSKEKSVLKDLATSDHFKPKDQRVESHFFDKIKEAFS, encoded by the coding sequence ATGACGGAACGCGACTACTACGAGATCCTTGGCGTTGGCAAGTCCGCATCGGCAGACGAGATCAAATCAGCCTATCGGAAGATGGCCATGCAATTCCATCCGGATCGCAATCCAGACGATCCGAGTGCTGAAGGCAAGTTCAAGGAAGCTGCAGAGGCATACGAAGTACTCAGCGACCAGAACAAGCGCGCCCGTTATGATCAATACGGTCACGCTGGGATGCGCGGCGGTCAGGATTACCACCAGTATTCGAACATCAACGACATCTTCAGTGCGTTCGGTGACATCTTCGGTCAATCCATCTTTGGCGACATGTTTGGCCAGCAGCAGCGCGGCGGACGCAAACGTTCGCAACGTGAGCCTGGCGCAGACCTCCGTGTTCGAATGCCGTTGAGTCTCGAAGACATCGCAACAGGCGTAGATCGTACGATCAAGCTACGCCATTGGAAGGCCTGCGGCACATGTAGCGGATCTGGGGCAAAAGAAGGCTCAGGATTCTCCACGTGTACGGTCTGTGAAGGCTCAGGAGAGATCCGCCAGGTCTCTCGCAGCGTCTTCGGTCAGTTCATCAACATCGCACCATGTACCACATGCGGTGGCACCGGAGAGATCCTCAAGGATCGCTGTGACACGTGCGAAGGTGAAGGTCGCGTAGAAGGTGAAACCACCGTAAAAGTCACGATTCCGGCCGGTGTACACACTGGTAATTATCTCACGGTCACGGGTAAGGGGCATGCAGGTCGTAGGGGTGGTGAGTCCGGTGATGCGATCGTGGTCATTGAAGAGACCGAACATGAGGTGTTTGAGCGCGACGAGGATGATGTGTACATGGACGTGGTAGTGGACTTCCCTACTGCTGCCCTTGGCGGCGAAGTGAATGTCCAAACGCTGTTTGGTGAGTCTTCATTGAAGATCGAACCGGGCACCCAGCCGGGGGCGGTCCTGCGGATGAAAGGTAAGGGTATCCCTCACCTCAATGCAAGGGGCAGCGGCGACCAACTCGTACGTTTCAATGTTCATGTGCCAACGAAGCTCTCATCAAAAGAAAAGTCGGTCCTGAAGGATCTGGCAACAAGTGACCATTTCAAGCCAAAGGATCAACGAGTAGAGTCACACTTCTTCGATAAGATCAAAGAAGCGTTCTCCTAG
- a CDS encoding helix-hairpin-helix domain-containing protein — MKRFITVIQKHLGITRSEAVAITFIASVLSIGSIGSRLWPTTSTHEHVTAERISQMLDSLESDRLNPEGGSPIPSETRAEPSRSQSTDSGSAPRPSPKTPRVVNLNSATTSDLESLPGIGPAMAQRIIEARTRRPFTCAEDLLNVKGIGEKKLAKLLPYVKVP, encoded by the coding sequence ATGAAGCGCTTCATCACCGTCATACAAAAGCACCTCGGTATTACCCGGTCCGAGGCCGTTGCGATCACCTTCATTGCATCTGTACTTTCGATAGGAAGTATTGGGAGCAGACTTTGGCCTACGACCTCCACGCATGAGCATGTTACAGCCGAACGCATCTCGCAGATGCTCGATTCCTTAGAATCAGACCGTCTCAATCCTGAAGGGGGCTCACCAATCCCCTCTGAAACAAGAGCTGAACCCAGCAGATCTCAGAGTACAGACTCAGGATCAGCTCCAAGACCATCCCCGAAGACGCCGCGGGTCGTCAACCTCAATTCGGCAACGACCTCCGACCTCGAATCATTGCCAGGAATAGGACCTGCTATGGCCCAGAGGATAATCGAGGCACGCACACGCAGGCCCTTCACGTGTGCAGAAGACCTGCTCAATGTGAAAGGTATCGGCGAGAAGAAACTCGCAAAGCTTCTCCCTTACGTCAAGGTGCCGTAA
- a CDS encoding RsmD family RNA methyltransferase codes for MRVIGGTLKGRVVPPPPGSDTRPTTDVLKESLFSVITHHLDLTGKRVLDLCAGSGQLSWEMLSRGAKEATLVDASTPVCRHLRSVAGEFGFDQQTTIVRTDVLGYIKNGQPPPFDVIVADPPYALKLCNHIAEALTKSPLLAPTTIVILEHGDQEAVIVPEGASLLWHKERGSTVIDVLRYERPLP; via the coding sequence ATGAGAGTCATCGGGGGCACTCTCAAGGGTCGCGTTGTACCGCCTCCTCCGGGATCTGATACGCGCCCAACAACGGACGTCCTAAAAGAGAGTCTCTTCAGTGTGATCACCCATCATCTCGATCTTACAGGGAAACGAGTCTTGGATCTCTGTGCCGGGAGTGGACAACTCAGCTGGGAAATGCTCAGCAGAGGAGCCAAGGAGGCAACATTGGTGGACGCATCGACTCCCGTATGCAGGCACTTGAGAAGTGTGGCCGGTGAATTCGGATTCGACCAGCAAACAACCATTGTCCGAACAGACGTTCTGGGATACATCAAGAACGGACAGCCGCCGCCGTTCGATGTGATCGTTGCCGATCCTCCGTATGCTCTCAAGCTCTGCAATCACATAGCCGAGGCACTCACCAAGAGTCCCCTACTGGCACCAACAACGATCGTTATCCTCGAACATGGCGATCAAGAAGCGGTGATCGTTCCAGAGGGCGCTTCCTTGTTGTGGCATAAGGAACGGGGCTCAACAGTGATCGACGTACTACGCTATGAACGCCCCTTACCGTAA
- the coaD gene encoding pantetheine-phosphate adenylyltransferase: MSKHAMYPGSFDPITNGHVDVIERAAQMFETVTVVVAKNSKKTPLFDETERLEMASASLVHLPNVRVTVHAGLVVDFARENGVDVIVRGLRAVSDFEYEFQIALMNRKLQPDVTTIFMMPHERFTYLNSSIIRELGRYEQNITEFVPQIVAERMKKKFA, translated from the coding sequence ATGTCAAAGCACGCCATGTATCCGGGATCGTTCGATCCCATCACGAACGGTCACGTCGATGTGATCGAGCGTGCCGCCCAAATGTTCGAGACCGTAACAGTCGTTGTGGCCAAGAACAGCAAAAAGACCCCCTTGTTCGATGAAACAGAGCGCCTTGAGATGGCATCTGCTTCCCTCGTTCATCTTCCCAATGTACGTGTAACGGTCCATGCCGGGCTTGTGGTGGACTTTGCACGGGAGAACGGCGTAGATGTCATCGTCCGCGGCTTGCGCGCCGTGAGTGACTTTGAGTATGAGTTTCAGATCGCACTTATGAATCGCAAACTTCAACCCGACGTAACAACGATCTTCATGATGCCGCATGAACGATTCACGTACCTGAACTCAAGCATCATCCGCGAATTGGGTCGGTATGAGCAGAATATCACCGAGTTCGTTCCACAGATCGTGGCCGAACGCATGAAGAAGAAATTCGCATGA
- the rimO gene encoding 30S ribosomal protein S12 methylthiotransferase RimO encodes MKVHIITLGCSKNTVDSETLAGHLTANNMELAESVEDADTLVINTCGFIDTAKEESVNTILEAAQLRKDGSLRQLVVAGCLSERYGDDLRKEIPEVDHFFGTEAYEQIIKAISPDLKYSLLGDRILSTPQHYAYLKISEGCDNPCSFCAIPIMRGTHRSTPIETLVKNAQNLVSQCVKEIVLVAQDLTYYGLDIYEKRRLADLLTALSDESGAEWIRCMYAYPAKFPLDILPVIRDRKNICNYLDMPLQHASTNVLKNMRRGITRRATEELLDQIRQQVPDITLRSTFIIGYPSETEADVDELMEFLQQQQLDRVGVFKYSQEDDTYAYILGDPIPDDVKDARVQRVMELQGEISLSKNLAKIGSTQRVLIEEDLTGEYRGRTESDAPEVDNDVYVRSERPLSLGSFVDVTIDDAAEFDIFGQTT; translated from the coding sequence ATGAAGGTCCACATCATCACGCTGGGTTGCAGCAAGAACACAGTAGATAGCGAAACATTGGCCGGTCACCTTACGGCCAACAACATGGAACTGGCTGAATCCGTTGAAGATGCCGATACACTCGTGATCAACACGTGCGGCTTCATTGACACAGCAAAAGAAGAAAGCGTTAACACGATCCTTGAAGCCGCTCAACTACGCAAGGACGGCTCACTTCGTCAGTTGGTCGTTGCAGGATGCCTTTCAGAACGCTACGGAGACGATCTTCGAAAGGAGATCCCGGAGGTGGATCACTTCTTTGGAACAGAGGCCTATGAGCAGATCATCAAGGCTATCTCACCAGATCTCAAGTATTCGTTGCTGGGCGACCGGATCCTTTCCACCCCTCAGCACTATGCCTATCTGAAGATCTCTGAAGGCTGTGACAATCCCTGTTCGTTCTGCGCTATTCCAATCATGCGCGGGACTCACCGAAGCACGCCGATCGAGACGCTGGTAAAGAATGCACAGAATCTTGTGTCGCAGTGCGTGAAAGAGATCGTGCTGGTCGCTCAAGATCTCACCTACTACGGCCTGGATATCTACGAAAAGCGTCGTCTCGCAGACCTTCTCACGGCGCTCTCTGACGAAAGCGGTGCAGAGTGGATACGGTGTATGTATGCCTATCCTGCCAAGTTCCCTCTCGACATACTACCGGTGATCCGCGACAGAAAGAACATCTGCAACTATCTCGACATGCCGCTTCAGCATGCCTCAACGAATGTTCTGAAGAATATGAGAAGGGGCATCACACGGCGCGCAACCGAAGAACTCCTTGATCAGATCCGTCAACAGGTGCCAGATATCACACTTCGGAGTACTTTCATCATCGGATATCCGAGTGAAACGGAAGCGGATGTAGACGAGTTGATGGAATTCCTCCAACAACAACAGCTCGATCGCGTAGGAGTGTTCAAGTACTCTCAGGAAGACGACACCTACGCCTATATTCTTGGCGACCCGATCCCCGACGACGTCAAGGATGCTCGTGTCCAACGAGTGATGGAACTCCAGGGTGAGATCTCCCTTTCAAAGAACTTGGCAAAGATCGGCTCTACTCAACGGGTACTCATCGAAGAAGACCTTACCGGAGAATATCGAGGTCGCACTGAATCAGACGCTCCTGAGGTTGACAACGACGTCTATGTCCGCTCTGAACGCCCCCTATCACTTGGCTCCTTCGTTGATGTAACGATTGATGACGCAGCTGAGTTCGATATTTTTGGTCAAACCACGTAG
- a CDS encoding TMEM14 family protein, translating to MHRRLGMLLIGYGLFLVSAGIVGFILTRETSVSSLFNGGIFGTLLIVLGVLHRQGRMWTHPASLSATAIFTLTFFWRTSLQWYEIANGDVTRVNIAVLLSIMSLVSLGVVLVLFRHYRH from the coding sequence ATGCATCGGCGACTAGGTATGCTACTGATCGGCTATGGACTCTTTCTTGTTTCAGCAGGAATTGTAGGGTTCATTCTCACCCGAGAGACGAGCGTTTCGTCTCTCTTCAATGGTGGGATCTTTGGCACGCTTCTTATCGTGCTTGGAGTGTTGCATCGCCAAGGGAGGATGTGGACACATCCTGCCAGTCTTTCTGCCACAGCGATCTTCACATTGACGTTCTTTTGGAGAACATCCTTACAATGGTATGAAATAGCGAACGGCGACGTCACCAGGGTGAACATCGCCGTTCTCTTATCGATCATGTCACTTGTGAGTTTGGGTGTTGTCCTCGTGCTCTTCCGGCACTACAGACATTGA